In Mangifera indica cultivar Alphonso chromosome 1, CATAS_Mindica_2.1, whole genome shotgun sequence, a single genomic region encodes these proteins:
- the LOC123215806 gene encoding uncharacterized protein LOC123215806 isoform X1 encodes MENPIILITSSEDEAEGDIKQMKWRSKVDEYRMISDLSGSENLKEMTEAEGSARTKKRKRAKKSRNGAVCEDEYRIISDLSGFDNLKAMIEAEALVRRNKMEKKKKLEPLNQEDATANAANEKDELGKKEAVKIVEASKPGSVQVLEMIEPQNFVIDAVNEKEDASRITTGKTTKGIGIDDGVNSSELINPFLPSSRADRAISDVSCSRGIEDTVGAAVGAREKRRRRKKSKRITEQNEEMRGNNSVKNIKMENPIILIKSSEDEAEGDIKQMKWRSKGVEYRIISDLRGFENLKAMIEAEALNQEDATANAAKEKDELGKEEAVEIVEASKPESVQMSEMIEPQNFVIDAMNEKEDASTITSVETTKGIGVDDGVNSSELIDPFLPSSGADRAISDVSCSRGVEDMVGAVVVVKKKRRRRKKSKRRTEQNKVDAAKEEDDAKDNAVLRMLLRKPRYFDPTDWYWVTCSICGKENHTEASCKVRKRKKACFLCGRFNHIWKYCRQGQDCFIRNRTDHLVNGCPETGQKISPSSIICLICRDSGHDMFSCQGDYSADDLKEIQCYICHKFGHLCCVGFPDTAQNQISCYNCGESGHLGSECPNSCEASVGTNSPVPCYRCGEKGHIARQCSTNLKGKSRARLRICDILPTSTAMTRTGSSSISDNFLQAQERENNPL; translated from the exons ATGGAGAACCCCATCATCTTGATTACAAGCTCAGAAGATGAAGCAGAAGGAGatataaaacaaatgaaatgGAGATCGAAGGTTGATGAGTATAGAATGATTTCTGATCTGAGTGGCTctgaaaacttaaaagaaatgaCGGAGGCGGAGGGTTCAGCGAGGacgaagaagagaaaaagggcCAAGAAGAGTAGAAACGGTGCGGTTTGTGAAGATGAGTATAGAATTATTTCTGATTTGAGTGGCTTTGACAACCTTAAAGCTATGATAGAAGCTGAGGCTCTCGTGAGAAGAAACaagatggagaagaagaaaaagctcGAGCCTTTAAATCAAGAGGATGCCACT gctAATGCTGCAAATGAGAAAGATGAGCTAGGCAAAAAGGAAGCTGTGAAAATAGTTGAAGCATCAAAACCAGGATCAGTTCAGGTGTTAGAAATGATTGAACCCCAAAATTTTGTG ATTGATGCTGTGAATGAAAAAGAGGATGCCAGCAGAATTACAACTGGCAAAACCACAAAAGGAATAGGAATTGATGATGGGGTAAATTCTTCTGAATTGATCAATCCATTCTTGCCATCCTCAAGAGCTGACCGAGCAATTTCAGATGTGAGCTGCAGCAGAGGCATTGAAGATACAGTAGGGGCCGCAGTTGGAGCGAGGGAGAAaaggaggagaagaaagaagtcGAAAAGAATCACAGAACAGAATGAG GAAATGAGAGGAAATAACAGTGTGAAGAACATAAAAATGGAGAACCCCATCATTTTGATAAAAAGCTCAGAAGATGAAGCAGAAGGAGATATAAAGCAAATGAAATGGAGATCGAAGGGTGTTGAGTATAGAATTATTTCTGATTTGAGAGGCTTTGAAAACCTTAAAGCTATGATAGAAGCTGAGGCTTTAAATCAAGAGGATGCCACT GCTAATGCTGCAAAGGAGAAAGATGAGCTAGGCAAAGAGGAAGCTGTGGAAATAGTTGAGGCATCAAAACCAGAATCAGTTCAAATGTCAGAAATGATTGAACCCCAAAATTTTGTG ATTGATGCCATGAATGAAAAAGAGGATGCCAGCACAATTACATCTGTGGAAACCACAAAAGGAATAGGAGTTGATGATGGGGTGAATTCTTCTGAATTGATTGATCCATTCTTGCCATCCTCAGGAGCTGACCGAGCAATTTCAGATGTGAGCTGCAGCAGAGGCGTTGAAGATATGGTGGGGGCTGTAGTTGtagtgaagaagaaaaggaggagaagaaagaaatcGAAAAGAAGAACAGAACAGAATAAG GTGGATGCTgccaaggaagaagatgatgcaAAAGACAATGCTGTGCTTCGGATGCTTCTT CGGAAACCAAGATACTTTGATCCTACAGATTGGTACTGGGTAACATGTTCAATTTGTGGAAAAGAAAATCACACTGAAGCGAGCTGCAAAGTGCGAAAGCGGAAGAAGGCATGCTTTCTTTGTGGGAGATTCAATCACATTTGGAAGTATTGCAGACAG GGCCAGGATTGCTTTATCAGAAACAGAACAGACCATCTTGTCAACGGTTGTCCGGAGACCGGCCAGAAGATCAGCCCAAGTTctattatatgtttaatatgCAGGGATTCAGGACATGATATGTTTTCGTGTCAGGGCGATTACAGTGCCGATGATCTGAAG GAAATACAATGTTACATCTGCCATAAGTTTGGTCATCTCTGTTGTGTCGGATTTCCAGATACAGCGCAAAACCAAATTTCCTGTTACAACTGTGGGGAATCCGGCCATCTGGGTTCT GAATGTCCAAATTCCTGCGAAGCTAGTGTTGGAACAAATTCACCTGTCCCTTGCTACAGGTGCGGCGAGAAAGGGCATATTGCCCGCCAATGTAGTACTAATTTGAAG GGTAAATCGAGAGCAAGACTGAGAATCTGTGATATACTACCCACAAGCACAGCCATGACTCGCACAGGGTCTAGTTCCATTTCTGATAACTTTCTTCAAGCTCAAGAAAGGGAAAACAATCCGttatga
- the LOC123215806 gene encoding uncharacterized protein LOC123215806 isoform X2, which translates to MENPIILITSSEDEAEGDIKQMKWRSKVDEYRMISDLSGSENLKEMTEAEGSARTKKRKRAKKSRNGAVCEDEYRIISDLSGFDNLKAMIEAEALVRRNKMEKKKKLEPLNQEDATANAANEKDELGKKEAVKIVEASKPGSVQVLEMIEPQNFVIDAVNEKEDASRITTGKTTKGIGIDDGVNSSELINPFLPSSRADRAISDVSCSRGIEDTVGAAVGAREKRRRRKKSKRITEQNEANAAKEKDELGKEEAVEIVEASKPESVQMSEMIEPQNFVIDAMNEKEDASTITSVETTKGIGVDDGVNSSELIDPFLPSSGADRAISDVSCSRGVEDMVGAVVVVKKKRRRRKKSKRRTEQNKVDAAKEEDDAKDNAVLRMLLRKPRYFDPTDWYWVTCSICGKENHTEASCKVRKRKKACFLCGRFNHIWKYCRQGQDCFIRNRTDHLVNGCPETGQKISPSSIICLICRDSGHDMFSCQGDYSADDLKEIQCYICHKFGHLCCVGFPDTAQNQISCYNCGESGHLGSECPNSCEASVGTNSPVPCYRCGEKGHIARQCSTNLKGKSRARLRICDILPTSTAMTRTGSSSISDNFLQAQERENNPL; encoded by the exons ATGGAGAACCCCATCATCTTGATTACAAGCTCAGAAGATGAAGCAGAAGGAGatataaaacaaatgaaatgGAGATCGAAGGTTGATGAGTATAGAATGATTTCTGATCTGAGTGGCTctgaaaacttaaaagaaatgaCGGAGGCGGAGGGTTCAGCGAGGacgaagaagagaaaaagggcCAAGAAGAGTAGAAACGGTGCGGTTTGTGAAGATGAGTATAGAATTATTTCTGATTTGAGTGGCTTTGACAACCTTAAAGCTATGATAGAAGCTGAGGCTCTCGTGAGAAGAAACaagatggagaagaagaaaaagctcGAGCCTTTAAATCAAGAGGATGCCACT gctAATGCTGCAAATGAGAAAGATGAGCTAGGCAAAAAGGAAGCTGTGAAAATAGTTGAAGCATCAAAACCAGGATCAGTTCAGGTGTTAGAAATGATTGAACCCCAAAATTTTGTG ATTGATGCTGTGAATGAAAAAGAGGATGCCAGCAGAATTACAACTGGCAAAACCACAAAAGGAATAGGAATTGATGATGGGGTAAATTCTTCTGAATTGATCAATCCATTCTTGCCATCCTCAAGAGCTGACCGAGCAATTTCAGATGTGAGCTGCAGCAGAGGCATTGAAGATACAGTAGGGGCCGCAGTTGGAGCGAGGGAGAAaaggaggagaagaaagaagtcGAAAAGAATCACAGAACAGAATGAG GCTAATGCTGCAAAGGAGAAAGATGAGCTAGGCAAAGAGGAAGCTGTGGAAATAGTTGAGGCATCAAAACCAGAATCAGTTCAAATGTCAGAAATGATTGAACCCCAAAATTTTGTG ATTGATGCCATGAATGAAAAAGAGGATGCCAGCACAATTACATCTGTGGAAACCACAAAAGGAATAGGAGTTGATGATGGGGTGAATTCTTCTGAATTGATTGATCCATTCTTGCCATCCTCAGGAGCTGACCGAGCAATTTCAGATGTGAGCTGCAGCAGAGGCGTTGAAGATATGGTGGGGGCTGTAGTTGtagtgaagaagaaaaggaggagaagaaagaaatcGAAAAGAAGAACAGAACAGAATAAG GTGGATGCTgccaaggaagaagatgatgcaAAAGACAATGCTGTGCTTCGGATGCTTCTT CGGAAACCAAGATACTTTGATCCTACAGATTGGTACTGGGTAACATGTTCAATTTGTGGAAAAGAAAATCACACTGAAGCGAGCTGCAAAGTGCGAAAGCGGAAGAAGGCATGCTTTCTTTGTGGGAGATTCAATCACATTTGGAAGTATTGCAGACAG GGCCAGGATTGCTTTATCAGAAACAGAACAGACCATCTTGTCAACGGTTGTCCGGAGACCGGCCAGAAGATCAGCCCAAGTTctattatatgtttaatatgCAGGGATTCAGGACATGATATGTTTTCGTGTCAGGGCGATTACAGTGCCGATGATCTGAAG GAAATACAATGTTACATCTGCCATAAGTTTGGTCATCTCTGTTGTGTCGGATTTCCAGATACAGCGCAAAACCAAATTTCCTGTTACAACTGTGGGGAATCCGGCCATCTGGGTTCT GAATGTCCAAATTCCTGCGAAGCTAGTGTTGGAACAAATTCACCTGTCCCTTGCTACAGGTGCGGCGAGAAAGGGCATATTGCCCGCCAATGTAGTACTAATTTGAAG GGTAAATCGAGAGCAAGACTGAGAATCTGTGATATACTACCCACAAGCACAGCCATGACTCGCACAGGGTCTAGTTCCATTTCTGATAACTTTCTTCAAGCTCAAGAAAGGGAAAACAATCCGttatga
- the LOC123215820 gene encoding rhomboid-like protein 15 isoform X1, translated as MPPNIVSEAGLSTRVSQWWDGIPFFTSAVVIVCGTIYLICLLTGYEKFYQICFLPYELISEFQVYRIYTSILFHGSLMHVMFNMLAFVPLGSELERIMGSIRMLYVIILLATSNAIFHLIIALLGAHNPIHQFPYLMDECAIGFSGIIFSLIVIETSLSGAQSRSVFGLFNVPAIWYPLILLVLFQFVMPNVSLLGHLCGILSGFAYTYDLFNFLIPGTSFYSSVESSTWLSTCTRRPKFILCTGGNSSGYIPTYAGQNTNSSGLFSGTIWRNLYSWIPRRETSSQQTAQDSRFPGRGRTLGHTQGLGNPGLNLQARLLDNSSPDHSLDAPSIGTGERLSDGRQVAVDDAVAASRQMPVSVISDEEIQQLVSMGFEKTQVEVALAAADGDLNVAVEILMSQQG; from the exons ATGCCACCAAATATTGTTTCCGAG GCAGGATTGTCTACAAGAGTTAGCCAATGGTGGGATGGCATTCCATTCTTTACCTCTGCAGTTGTGATTGTTTGTGGAACAATTTACTTGATCTGCTTGTTGACCGGATATGAGAAGTTTTATCAAATATGCTTCTTGCCATATGAACTTATATCAGAGTTTCAAG TTTACAGGATTTATACCTCCATTCTTTTTCATGGTTCACTGATGCATGTTATGTTCAACATGTTGGCCTTTGTTCCTTTGGGTTCTGAATTGGAGAGAATCATGGGCTCCATCCGCATGTTGTACGTGATAATCTTGTTGGCCACAAGCAATGCCATTTTTCATCTTATTATAGCTTTGCTGGGAGCCCACAATCCAATTCATCAATTTCCGTATCTGATGGATGAGTGTGCAATAGGCTTCTCAGGAATCATATTCTCTCTGATTGTCATAGAGACAAGTCTGAGTGGAGCCCAATCTAGGAG TGTGTTTGGTCTCTTCAATGTTCCTGCTATATG GTATCCATTGATCTTATTGGTACTCTTCCAGTTTGTTATGCCAAATGTATCATTACTTGGACACCTATGTGGCATTTTGTCTGGATTTGCAT ATACCTATGACTTATTCAACTTCCTCATTCCTGGAACATCCTTTTACTCTTCCGTTGAGTCCTCCACTTGGCTT TCCACTTGCACAAGGCGGCCTAAATTTATCTTGTGCACTGGCGGAAATTCTTCTGGCTACATTCCTACATATGCTGGCCAAAATACAAATTCCAG tGGATTATTTTCTGGAACTATCTGGAGAAACTTGTATTCATGGATTCCACGGAGGGAAACATCTTCACAG CAGACAGCACAAGACAGCAGGTTCCCTGGGAGGGGCAGGACTCTTGGTCACACCCAAGGTCTTGGTAATCCAGGTTTAAATCTACAAGCTAGGCTTTTGGATAATAGCAGCCCTGATCACTCATTAGATGCGCCATCAATTGGTACAGGAGAACGGCTGTCCGATGGAAG GCAAGTGGCAGTGGACGATGCTGTTGCAGCCAGTCGTCAG ATGCCGGTTTCAGTCATCTCTGATGAGGAAATCCAACAACTTGTTTCAATGGGTTTTGAAAAG ACACAGGTAGAAGTCGCTCTAGCAGCTGCTGATGGAGATCTTAATGTAGCAGTGGAAATCCTCATGAGCCAGCAG GGATAA
- the LOC123215820 gene encoding rhomboid-like protein 15 isoform X2, whose amino-acid sequence MPPNIVSEAGLSTRVSQWWDGIPFFTSAVVIVCGTIYLICLLTGYEKFYQICFLPYELISEFQVYRIYTSILFHGSLMHVMFNMLAFVPLGSELERIMGSIRMLYVIILLATSNAIFHLIIALLGAHNPIHQFPYLMDECAIGFSGIIFSLIVIETSLSGAQSRSVFGLFNVPAIWYPLILLVLFQFVMPNVSLLGHLCGILSGFAYTYDLFNFLIPGTSFYSSVESSTWLSTCTRRPKFILCTGGNSSGYIPTYAGQNTNSSGLFSGTIWRNLYSWIPRRETSSQTAQDSRFPGRGRTLGHTQGLGNPGLNLQARLLDNSSPDHSLDAPSIGTGERLSDGRQVAVDDAVAASRQMPVSVISDEEIQQLVSMGFEKTQVEVALAAADGDLNVAVEILMSQQG is encoded by the exons ATGCCACCAAATATTGTTTCCGAG GCAGGATTGTCTACAAGAGTTAGCCAATGGTGGGATGGCATTCCATTCTTTACCTCTGCAGTTGTGATTGTTTGTGGAACAATTTACTTGATCTGCTTGTTGACCGGATATGAGAAGTTTTATCAAATATGCTTCTTGCCATATGAACTTATATCAGAGTTTCAAG TTTACAGGATTTATACCTCCATTCTTTTTCATGGTTCACTGATGCATGTTATGTTCAACATGTTGGCCTTTGTTCCTTTGGGTTCTGAATTGGAGAGAATCATGGGCTCCATCCGCATGTTGTACGTGATAATCTTGTTGGCCACAAGCAATGCCATTTTTCATCTTATTATAGCTTTGCTGGGAGCCCACAATCCAATTCATCAATTTCCGTATCTGATGGATGAGTGTGCAATAGGCTTCTCAGGAATCATATTCTCTCTGATTGTCATAGAGACAAGTCTGAGTGGAGCCCAATCTAGGAG TGTGTTTGGTCTCTTCAATGTTCCTGCTATATG GTATCCATTGATCTTATTGGTACTCTTCCAGTTTGTTATGCCAAATGTATCATTACTTGGACACCTATGTGGCATTTTGTCTGGATTTGCAT ATACCTATGACTTATTCAACTTCCTCATTCCTGGAACATCCTTTTACTCTTCCGTTGAGTCCTCCACTTGGCTT TCCACTTGCACAAGGCGGCCTAAATTTATCTTGTGCACTGGCGGAAATTCTTCTGGCTACATTCCTACATATGCTGGCCAAAATACAAATTCCAG tGGATTATTTTCTGGAACTATCTGGAGAAACTTGTATTCATGGATTCCACGGAGGGAAACATCTTCACAG ACAGCACAAGACAGCAGGTTCCCTGGGAGGGGCAGGACTCTTGGTCACACCCAAGGTCTTGGTAATCCAGGTTTAAATCTACAAGCTAGGCTTTTGGATAATAGCAGCCCTGATCACTCATTAGATGCGCCATCAATTGGTACAGGAGAACGGCTGTCCGATGGAAG GCAAGTGGCAGTGGACGATGCTGTTGCAGCCAGTCGTCAG ATGCCGGTTTCAGTCATCTCTGATGAGGAAATCCAACAACTTGTTTCAATGGGTTTTGAAAAG ACACAGGTAGAAGTCGCTCTAGCAGCTGCTGATGGAGATCTTAATGTAGCAGTGGAAATCCTCATGAGCCAGCAG GGATAA
- the LOC123215835 gene encoding EEF1A lysine methyltransferase 1, protein MEELKTVNTHNQNNDVESENEDDKPMLSSQALAALQEFFDQQNQNQTLDAETAESESHTVALVSENWRLSQFWYDALTAETIANEVVSLCSDSFSRVACVACPTLYAYIKKIGPNVAAQILEYDERFGQYGSDFTFYDYNQPEDLPLELKHAFNIVIADPPYLSKECLEKVTQTVSFLVRPGDSFLLLLTGEVQKDRAAELLGLRPCGFRPQHSSKLGNEFRLFTNYDPGTRLGGWELEE, encoded by the exons ATGGAAGAGCTCAAAACAGTGAACACCCACAACCAAAACAACGACGTAGAGTCCGAAAACGAAGACGACAAACCAATGCTGAGCTCGCAAGCTCTAGCAGCTCTACAAGAATTCTTCGACcagcaaaaccaaaaccaaaccctagatGCCGAAACAGCTGAGTCGGAATCACACACCGTCGCCTTGGTTTCGGAAAACTGGCGGCTGAGTCAGTTCTGGTACGACGCCTTAACGGCCGAAACGATCGCCAACGAAGTTGTCTCTCTGTGCTCAGACTCCTTTTCGCGCGTCGCTTGCGTTGCCTGTCCCACGCTCTACGCCTACATAAAG AAAATTGGACCGAATGTGGCGGCGCAAATTCTAGAATACGACGAGCGGTTTGGGCAATACGGCAGTGATTTTACGTTTTATGATTATAATCAACCGGAGGATTTGCCGTTGGAGCTGAAGCATGCCTTCAATATTGTGATTGCGGATCCTCCTTACCTG AGCAAGGAGTGTTTAGAGAAGGTCACTCAAACAGTTTCTTTTCTTGTTAGACCAGGGGACTCTTTCTTGCTTCTACTCACAG GTGAAGTGCAGAAGGATAGAGCTGCTGAGCTCTTAGGTTTGCGTCCATGTGGTTTTAGACCTCAACATTCCAGCAAACTCGGAAATGAGTTTCGCCTTTTCACAAACTATGATCCAGGAACAAGATTGGGAGGGTGGGAGCTAGAGGAATAG